From Peromyscus maniculatus bairdii isolate BWxNUB_F1_BW_parent chromosome 19, HU_Pman_BW_mat_3.1, whole genome shotgun sequence, the proteins below share one genomic window:
- the Arsi gene encoding arylsulfatase I, which translates to MHALSGFSLVSLLSLGYLSWDWAKPGLVADGPAEAGDQPSAAPPQPPHIIFILTDDQGYHDVGYHGSDIETPTLDRLAAEGVKLENYYIQPICTPSRSQLLTGRYQIHTGLQHSIIRPRQPNCLPLDQVTLPQKLQEAGYSTHMVGKWHLGFYRKECLPTRRGFDTFLGSLTGNVDYYTYDNCDGPGVCGFDLHEGESVAWGLSGQYSTKLYAQRASHILASHSPQNPLFLYVAFQAVHTPLQSPREYLYRYRGMGNVARRKYAAMVTCMDEAVRNITWALKRYGFYNNSVIIFSSDNGGQTFSGGSNWPLRGRKGTYWEGGVRGLGFVHSPLLKKKRRTSRALVHITDWYPTLVGLAGGTTSAADGLDGYDVWPAISEGRASPRTEILHNIDPLYNHARHGSLEGGFGIWNTAVQAAIRVGEWKLLTGDPGYGDWIPPQTLASFPGSWWNLERMASIRQAVWLFNISADPYEREDLAGQRPDVVRTLLARLADYNRTAIPVRYPAANPRAHPDFNGGAWGPWASEEDEEDEEEEEEGRARSFSRGRRKKKCKICKLRSFFRKLNTRLMSHRI; encoded by the exons ATGCACGCCCTCTCTGGATTCTCCCTGGTCAGCCTGCTCAGCTTAGGCTACCTGTCCTGGGATTGGGCCAAGCCAGGCCTCGTGGCTGATGGGCCTGCGGAGGCCGGCGATCAGCCTTCAGCGGCTCCACCGCAGCCTCCTCACATTATCTTCATCCTCACCGACGACCAAGGGTACCACGACGTGGGCTACCACGGCTCAGATATCGAGACCCCAACTCTGGACCGGCTGGCAGCTGAGGGCGTCAAGCTGGAGAATTACTACATCCAGCCCATATGTACGCCTTCTCGGAGCCAACTCCTCACTGGCAG gtacCAGATCCACACAGGACTGCAACACTCCATCATCCGCCCACGGCAACCCAACTGTCTGCCTCTGGACCAGGTGACGCTGCCCCAGAAGTTGCAGGAAGCAGGGTACTCCACCCACATGGTGGGCAAATGGCATCTGGGCTTCTACAGGAAGGAGTGCTTGCCGACCCGCAGGGGCTTTGACACCTTCTTGGGCTCCCTCACAGGCAACGTGGACTACTACACCTATGATAACTGTGACGGCCCAGGGGTTTGTGGCTTCGACCTGCATGAAGGTGAGAGCGTGGCTTGGGGTCTCAGCGGCCAGTACTCCACTAAGCTCTATGCTCAGCGTGCCAGCCACATCCTTGCCAGCCACAGCCCCCAGAACCCCCTGTTCCTCTATGTGGCCTTCCAGGCGGTACACACACCCTTACAGTCCCCTCGGGAGTACCTGTACCGCTACCGCGGGATGGGCAACGTAGCTCGGCGCAAGTACGCAGCCATGGTGACCTGCATGGACGAGGCTGTTCGCAACATCACCTGGGCCCTCAAGCGCTATGGTTTCTATAACAACAGCGTCATTATCTTCTCCAGCGACAATGGTGGCCAGACTTTCTCGGGAGGTAGCAACTGGCCCCTTCGAGGACGCAAGGGCACTTACTGGGAAGGCGGTGTGAGGGGCTTGGGTTTTGTCCACAGCCCCCTGCTCAAGAAAAAGAGACGGACCAGCCGGGCCCTGGTGCATATCACGGACTGGTACCCAACACTGGTGGGTCTGGCCGGTGGTACTACATCAGCAGCTGATGGACTGGATGGCTATGATGTCTGGCCAGCCATTAGTGAGGGCCGGGCCTCACCACGCACAGAGATCCTACACAACATCGACCCCCTCTACAACCATGCCCGGCATGGCTCCCTGGAGGGTGGCTTTGGCATCTGGAATACAGCTGTTCAGGCTGCTATCCGGGTGGGAGAGTGGAAGCTGCTCACCGGAGACCCAGGCTATGGCGACTGGATTCCACCGCAGACTCTGGCCTCCTTCCCCGGCAGCTGGTGGAACCTGGAGCGGATGGCCAGCATCCGCCAGGCTGTGTGGCTCTTTAATATCAGTGCTGACCCTTATGAACGAGAGGACCTGGCTGGCCAGCGACCTGATGTAGTCCGCACCCTGCTGGCTCGCCTTGCTGATTATAACCGGACCGCCATCCCTGTGCGTTACCCAGCTGCGAACCCTCGGGCCCATCCTGACTTTAATGGGGGCGCTTGGGGGCCCTGGGCcagtgaggaggatgaggaggatgaggaggaggaggaggaaggcagggctCGGAGTTTCTCCCGGGGCCGCCGCAAGAAGAAATGCAAGATTTGCAAGCTTCGATCTTTTTTCCGTAAACTCAACACCAGGCTGATGTCCCATCGGATCTGA